In Clostridium sp. DL-VIII, the following proteins share a genomic window:
- a CDS encoding beta-glucoside-specific PTS transporter subunit IIABC, whose protein sequence is MSYKEVAAKILKAVGGDENVEHLEHCSTRLRFNLIDNSKVKVKDLESIPEVIAVKQNVQCQVIIGNAVVEVYDEVKKLISDKGTSANNNKEKRKVGAIILDFVISVFQPLIPAIAGGGILKSLLMLLNMLGILSNTTPTYKILNFVGDAPLYFLPLLVAFTTANKMKVNPLVAVSAVAALLTPNLAKMLGDGTLLFNIPVQNINYAYQVFPAILCVLLYSQLEKFFNKISPKVIRSFFVPMMSLLITVPITLLLLGPIGYNFGQGFAAVILFVFGKFGWLAVAILAAFLPFMVVTGMHKAMIPYVVTSLSQSGRELIYNAASLAHNISEAGGCFAVSIRTKDKALRSTAVSAGISALFGITEPALYGVTILHKRVLYGVMVGSFIGGAFLGIQAVEAYVAVGPGIASLSMFISETLPNNLMNAVIGLGISFVASFIAVAVLWKEQAPSNKEEIKIESKEDIKIENKKEEFNAPLEGELIPLSEVKDDVFSNKLMGEGFAIIPSIGELYAPIDGTIEMVFETKHSLAMKSEDGTEIFFHVGLETVNLKGKYFNPEVTVGKSVKQGDLLLSFDLDKIIAEGFDTVTSVIITNRPDAKVETIESKKVNKSDKVFTIN, encoded by the coding sequence ATGAGTTACAAAGAAGTAGCAGCGAAGATATTAAAAGCAGTAGGTGGAGATGAAAATGTTGAACATTTGGAACACTGCTCAACAAGATTGAGATTCAACCTAATTGATAATAGCAAAGTAAAAGTGAAAGACCTTGAAAGTATTCCGGAGGTAATTGCTGTTAAGCAAAATGTACAATGTCAAGTAATTATTGGAAATGCAGTTGTTGAAGTATATGATGAGGTTAAAAAACTTATTTCTGATAAAGGAACAAGTGCTAACAATAATAAAGAAAAAAGAAAAGTAGGCGCAATAATTTTAGACTTTGTTATAAGTGTATTCCAGCCATTGATTCCAGCAATAGCTGGAGGTGGTATTTTAAAGTCACTGTTAATGCTTTTAAATATGCTCGGAATTCTATCAAATACTACACCTACATATAAGATATTAAATTTTGTTGGTGATGCACCATTATATTTCTTACCACTATTAGTAGCATTTACAACTGCTAATAAAATGAAGGTAAATCCATTAGTTGCAGTATCTGCTGTTGCAGCACTGTTAACACCTAATTTAGCTAAGATGCTTGGAGATGGAACTTTACTTTTTAATATACCAGTGCAGAATATAAACTATGCATATCAAGTTTTTCCAGCAATATTATGCGTATTATTATATTCACAGCTAGAAAAATTCTTTAATAAAATTAGTCCAAAGGTTATTCGTAGCTTTTTCGTTCCAATGATGTCATTACTTATAACTGTACCAATAACTTTACTTCTTCTTGGACCTATAGGCTATAATTTTGGGCAAGGGTTTGCAGCTGTAATATTATTTGTTTTTGGTAAATTTGGATGGCTAGCAGTAGCAATATTAGCTGCATTCTTACCATTTATGGTTGTTACAGGTATGCATAAGGCAATGATTCCTTACGTTGTTACCTCTTTAAGTCAATCAGGTAGAGAATTAATATATAATGCTGCATCACTTGCACATAATATTTCAGAAGCAGGCGGATGTTTTGCAGTAAGTATTCGTACAAAAGATAAAGCATTAAGATCTACTGCTGTATCAGCAGGTATATCAGCACTATTTGGAATTACTGAACCAGCATTATATGGTGTTACAATCTTACATAAACGTGTACTTTATGGTGTAATGGTTGGGTCTTTTATAGGAGGTGCTTTTTTAGGAATTCAAGCTGTTGAAGCATATGTAGCAGTAGGCCCTGGAATCGCAAGTTTATCTATGTTTATTTCTGAAACATTACCAAATAATCTGATGAATGCAGTAATAGGATTAGGGATTTCATTTGTAGCTTCATTTATTGCTGTAGCAGTTTTATGGAAAGAACAAGCACCTAGTAATAAGGAAGAGATAAAAATTGAGAGTAAAGAAGATATAAAAATCGAGAATAAAAAAGAAGAATTTAATGCACCGCTAGAAGGAGAATTAATCCCTTTAAGTGAAGTAAAAGATGATGTGTTTTCTAATAAATTAATGGGCGAAGGCTTTGCAATAATTCCATCTATTGGAGAACTATATGCTCCAATAGATGGTACAATTGAAATGGTATTTGAAACAAAACATTCTTTAGCAATGAAGTCAGAAGATGGTACTGAAATTTTTTTTCATGTAGGATTGGAGACAGTGAATTTAAAAGGAAAATATTTCAACCCAGAAGTTACTGTTGGAAAAAGTGTAAAGCAAGGGGATTTATTATTAAGCTTTGACTTAGATAAAATTATTGCAGAAGGATTTGATACAGTAACTTCAGTAATTATTACAAATAGACCAGATGCTAAGGTAGAAACTATAGAAAGTAAAAAAGTTAATAAGAGTGATAAAGTATTTACAATAAATTAG
- a CDS encoding McrC family protein has protein sequence MNKYICVREAFEWIHIGNGEKELSISDKNSLIKYLETTVSKSNDSDIIEQKYNKIRFINYVGIIKIKNVIIEVIPKISLNNDINKDKKMLLHMLSKCMDLEINLDKAIDSTNANYNLLELILNKYISVLLKEINKGLYHEYINKEENLGSIKGKILFKENIKNKCIRKPKVFCSYGEYSEDNNLNHIFKLACMKGINKVQDNTLINKIKKAIFHLSNISTIPINKNMVSKYKISKQNKRFSECLELAKFILLNISNENAIGNNQGFSMLFEMNMLYEKYIWKLVKMISINNNKKAIQQDDRNYLLINKKTRNEEFNLIPDIVIEENNIPTVIIDTKWKSIEHNSRLSYKNTDIYQMYAYINSYKEAKRVVLLYPSLVREKEYPKWSLLGCEDKSIEIKTIRLDECNNTVEDLTKIILDI, from the coding sequence ATGAATAAATATATATGCGTTAGAGAAGCTTTTGAATGGATTCATATTGGAAATGGGGAAAAAGAATTAAGTATTAGTGATAAAAATTCATTGATAAAGTATTTAGAAACTACTGTATCTAAATCTAATGATAGTGATATTATTGAACAAAAATATAATAAAATTAGATTTATTAATTATGTAGGAATTATAAAGATAAAAAATGTAATCATAGAGGTTATTCCTAAAATATCATTAAACAATGATATTAACAAAGATAAAAAAATGTTGTTACATATGCTTTCAAAATGCATGGATTTAGAAATTAATTTAGATAAAGCAATAGATTCTACAAATGCGAACTATAACTTATTAGAATTAATCTTAAATAAATATATTAGCGTGTTATTAAAGGAGATAAATAAGGGGCTTTATCATGAGTATATTAATAAAGAAGAAAATTTAGGCAGTATAAAAGGAAAAATATTATTTAAGGAAAATATTAAAAATAAATGCATTAGAAAACCAAAGGTATTCTGTAGTTACGGAGAATACAGTGAGGATAATAACTTGAATCATATTTTTAAATTAGCCTGTATGAAGGGAATAAATAAGGTTCAAGATAATACACTTATTAATAAAATTAAGAAAGCAATTTTTCATTTAAGTAATATTAGTACAATTCCAATTAATAAGAATATGGTTAGTAAATACAAGATAAGTAAACAAAATAAAAGATTCTCGGAATGCTTAGAACTTGCAAAATTTATTTTACTTAATATTAGCAATGAAAATGCTATTGGGAATAATCAAGGCTTTTCTATGTTATTTGAAATGAATATGTTATATGAAAAGTATATTTGGAAATTAGTAAAAATGATAAGTATAAATAATAATAAAAAAGCCATACAACAAGACGATAGAAATTATCTTCTGATTAATAAAAAAACAAGGAATGAGGAATTTAACTTAATACCAGATATAGTCATTGAAGAAAACAATATTCCAACCGTAATCATAGATACAAAATGGAAGTCTATAGAGCATAATTCTAGACTTTCATATAAAAACACTGATATATATCAGATGTATGCATATATAAATTCATATAAGGAAGCAAAGAGAGTTGTATTATTATATCCTTCATTAGTTAGAGAAAAGGAATATCCGAAATGGAGCTTATTAGGCTGTGAGGACAAGAGTATTGAAATAAAAACTATAAGATTAGATGAATGCAATAATACGGTGGAGGATTTAACAAAGATAATTTTAGATATATAG
- a CDS encoding PRD domain-containing protein gives MKIKKVLNSSVILAIDENNKEFICLGKGIGYNKKNGDIVEKKSIDQIFMPVENIQINEYLKLLDSIPPIYLDITQKIVSKAEKELDSKLNISIYFTLSDHLNFAVERSKKNINITNRVYWEIKNYYPEEFKIGIYALELLSKITDVKLPEEEAANIAFHIINAQSQSNDSRDSMKYAKMIGGIVNLVRYSIGSSLKMEGIHYQRFITHVKFFTERFFNNEMLKDENDVMFEQIATLYPESMEIAFKIKDYIKKVYDGDIPKDELTYLAVHINRLQAYNEINK, from the coding sequence ATGAAAATAAAAAAAGTACTTAATTCTAGTGTCATTTTAGCTATTGACGAGAATAACAAAGAATTCATTTGTTTAGGAAAAGGTATAGGCTACAATAAAAAAAATGGAGATATCGTTGAAAAAAAGAGTATAGATCAAATTTTTATGCCTGTAGAAAACATTCAAATAAATGAATACTTAAAATTATTAGATTCAATTCCCCCAATATATCTTGATATAACTCAAAAAATTGTTTCAAAAGCTGAAAAGGAGCTGGATTCTAAGCTTAATATAAGCATATATTTTACATTAAGTGATCATTTAAATTTTGCAGTAGAAAGATCAAAGAAGAATATTAATATAACAAATCGTGTTTATTGGGAAATAAAAAATTATTATCCAGAGGAATTTAAAATTGGAATATATGCTTTAGAGCTTCTAAGTAAAATAACAGATGTCAAGCTTCCGGAAGAAGAGGCTGCCAATATTGCATTTCACATAATAAATGCTCAATCGCAAAGTAATGACTCAAGAGATAGTATGAAATATGCTAAAATGATTGGCGGAATTGTTAACTTGGTAAGATACTCAATTGGCAGTAGTCTGAAAATGGAAGGAATTCACTATCAGCGTTTTATTACACATGTTAAATTTTTTACAGAAAGGTTTTTTAATAATGAAATGTTGAAAGATGAAAATGATGTAATGTTTGAACAGATAGCTACATTATATCCAGAATCAATGGAGATTGCATTTAAAATAAAGGATTATATAAAAAAGGTTTATGATGGAGATATTCCAAAAGACGAATTAACTTATTTAGCTGTTCATATAAATAGATTACAGGCTTATAATGAAATAAATAAATAA
- a CDS encoding FUSC family protein, which translates to MDTTIIKQAFKINKTTFPWNKAICAGFCGGFPVLVGILLNQLHLGLLAGIGGFTYLYVTPQPYAQRAKKIFFTAVGMSISVALGTLSAPYPVLIILIVGLIGAIVTLIFGILRMQGPSAVFFVLNFIMVTGMPVKPSEFLLRAFLVLMGGTFSWIVCMVGYFFDPHGPEIKTIKKLYLALAKFSEAIGSDNINDIRNRTVNALKEAEETLLTGYIPWKNSFLFNRLSLLNEEANKLFLEMLELHVNKNTKVPKELSDMIRKLSTAIELKDGETIKIDPPAQKLDEIYDKFLLIIYDAEAIINIPLTYIGKSIKISKPSLMMKFTRALNKDSIVFINAIRYGIILSISAIIAFSFPFDRPYWIPLSCAAVMLGSTVMATFHRAIQRSFGTIIGLIIAILILKFQPEGFAIVIINMLLIAITELFIVKNYAVAAMFITPNAILIAETSTQIHNVTYFAAARITDILIGSAIGLIGTYIIGRRSASNRLPDLIVKLIRSQARVLVRLTTNTKENDSESTKWIKEKMGINLMNFKTAYNTALGEIPHNEEMLEMMWPAFFSLEHISYLLDQYCTTKGYLSLADEDLAQLLLVLETMATSIEQKKAIKPKRVPIIEEIPQICEEINVVQEALTIKSVW; encoded by the coding sequence ATGGATACGACTATAATAAAACAAGCATTTAAAATTAATAAAACCACTTTTCCTTGGAACAAGGCCATATGTGCTGGGTTCTGTGGGGGATTTCCTGTGCTTGTTGGGATATTATTAAACCAATTACATTTAGGACTGCTAGCTGGGATTGGGGGCTTCACATATCTATATGTTACACCTCAACCATATGCTCAGCGTGCAAAAAAAATATTTTTCACTGCGGTTGGAATGAGTATTTCAGTTGCACTTGGTACACTATCTGCTCCATATCCAGTACTAATTATTTTAATAGTAGGTTTGATTGGAGCAATTGTAACTCTTATATTTGGCATACTTAGAATGCAAGGTCCATCTGCTGTTTTTTTTGTGTTAAACTTCATAATGGTAACGGGAATGCCTGTTAAACCATCAGAATTTCTTTTGCGTGCTTTTTTAGTGCTTATGGGAGGAACATTCTCGTGGATAGTTTGTATGGTAGGATATTTTTTTGATCCTCATGGTCCGGAAATAAAAACTATTAAAAAACTTTATTTAGCTTTAGCAAAATTTAGTGAAGCTATTGGTAGTGATAATATTAATGATATAAGAAATCGTACTGTTAATGCTTTAAAGGAAGCGGAGGAAACTCTTTTGACAGGTTATATTCCATGGAAGAACTCATTCTTATTTAATCGTTTATCACTTTTAAATGAAGAAGCAAATAAGTTGTTTTTGGAAATGCTTGAACTACATGTTAATAAAAATACTAAAGTACCAAAAGAACTTAGTGATATGATAAGAAAATTATCAACGGCAATTGAACTAAAAGATGGAGAAACGATTAAAATAGATCCTCCAGCTCAAAAACTAGATGAGATTTACGATAAGTTTTTATTAATAATTTATGATGCTGAGGCCATTATAAACATACCATTGACTTATATCGGAAAGAGTATAAAAATTTCAAAACCTTCTCTTATGATGAAATTTACTAGAGCCTTAAATAAAGATTCAATAGTGTTTATTAATGCGATAAGATATGGAATTATTCTTTCAATATCAGCAATAATAGCTTTTAGTTTCCCTTTTGACAGACCATATTGGATTCCTCTATCATGTGCTGCTGTTATGTTAGGTTCAACTGTTATGGCAACCTTTCACAGGGCAATTCAGCGTTCTTTTGGTACAATCATAGGACTTATAATAGCTATTTTAATTTTAAAATTTCAGCCAGAAGGTTTCGCTATAGTTATAATTAATATGCTTCTAATTGCAATAACAGAACTTTTTATTGTGAAAAATTATGCTGTAGCAGCGATGTTTATAACGCCCAATGCCATACTTATAGCGGAAACCTCAACTCAAATTCACAATGTTACATACTTTGCAGCAGCACGTATTACGGATATATTGATTGGATCTGCCATTGGATTAATTGGAACATACATTATTGGACGTCGTTCAGCCTCAAACCGATTACCAGATTTAATAGTGAAATTGATACGTAGTCAGGCTAGAGTATTAGTTAGATTGACAACTAATACTAAAGAAAACGATAGTGAGAGTACAAAATGGATAAAAGAAAAAATGGGAATAAACCTTATGAACTTTAAAACTGCATATAATACAGCATTAGGTGAGATTCCTCATAATGAGGAAATGCTTGAAATGATGTGGCCAGCATTTTTCTCATTAGAACATATTAGCTACTTACTTGATCAATACTGCACAACAAAGGGATATTTAAGTTTAGCTGATGAAGATTTAGCACAACTGCTGCTTGTATTAGAAACAATGGCAACATCTATTGAACAGAAAAAAGCAATAAAACCTAAAAGAGTTCCTATTATAGAGGAAATACCTCAAATTTGTGAAGAAATTAATGTAGTTCAAGAAGCACTTACCATAAAGAGTGTATGGTAA
- a CDS encoding LysR family transcriptional regulator, which translates to MDTKDLKAFLAVYEKRNISNAAKQLFITPQGLSKIIKKLEQELEVQLFYRNTHGVFPTAHGDILYKNSLVIIEYLEGIKHGIKMEGNENKKILKVASTFGVMDYLTVDFILDFKEEYPDIQLDVLEGTDKLIDKNMQEEGIEIGFIAGPVDITKYNAEIFSSHKHCLVINENHPLAKKDKIAYSDLDNEQIALEGRNFKPYYNNMNRFLKANVKPIILMETTEIALTHKIANMNKGIGISVDFAAWSNPYSNTVIKQFEDEECVWDTYFVYNKGKILSPEAECFKKFAFNWLEAHRDDLFKWRE; encoded by the coding sequence TTGGATACAAAGGATTTAAAAGCTTTTTTAGCAGTTTATGAGAAACGTAATATTAGTAATGCGGCAAAACAATTATTCATTACACCTCAGGGGCTTAGTAAAATAATAAAAAAACTAGAACAGGAATTAGAGGTTCAGTTATTTTACAGAAATACTCATGGTGTATTTCCAACAGCTCATGGTGACATTTTATATAAGAATTCTTTGGTAATAATTGAATATTTAGAAGGAATTAAGCACGGAATTAAGATGGAGGGAAATGAAAATAAGAAAATATTGAAAGTTGCTTCTACATTTGGAGTAATGGATTATTTAACAGTTGATTTTATATTGGATTTCAAAGAAGAATATCCAGATATTCAATTAGATGTTTTAGAAGGAACAGATAAATTAATTGATAAAAACATGCAAGAAGAAGGGATAGAAATTGGATTTATTGCAGGCCCAGTTGATATTACTAAGTATAATGCTGAAATTTTCTCCTCACATAAACATTGTTTGGTTATAAATGAGAATCATCCTTTAGCCAAGAAGGATAAAATAGCCTATAGTGATTTAGATAATGAACAAATTGCTTTAGAAGGAAGAAACTTTAAACCATATTATAATAATATGAATAGATTTTTAAAAGCAAATGTTAAGCCTATTATTTTGATGGAAACCACAGAGATTGCATTAACACATAAAATAGCAAACATGAACAAAGGGATAGGCATCTCTGTAGATTTCGCTGCATGGAGTAATCCATACTCAAATACGGTTATAAAACAGTTTGAGGATGAAGAATGTGTTTGGGATACATATTTTGTATATAATAAAGGAAAAATATTATCTCCAGAGGCTGAATGCTTTAAAAAATTTGCATTTAATTGGTTAGAAGCTCATAGAGATGATTTGTTTAAATGGAGAGAATAA
- a CDS encoding glycoside hydrolase family 1 protein, translating into MSFREDFLWGGAISANQVEGAFDADGKGMSVADVASYKPNLSVEDYAGHNKVTTKMIQEAMEDQTTKFYPKRRGIDFYHHYKEDIALFAEMGFKALRISIAWTRIFPTGEESEPNQEGIKYYESIFKELKKHNIEPIVTLSHYEMPLHLSLKYNGWVERKLVDHFVKFAKVCFESFGDYAKYWLTFNEIDSVGRHPFTTAGIIPDKCAEGKLNEAIYQALHHQYVAAALATKECRKIIKDSKMGCMLTKLTTYPNTCNPEDVLLSLNSNLGNHVHADIQIFGEYPRLYKVFLKNNGINIKMEENDEEILKENTADYLSFSYYMSRTESADTTKEKASGNTIMGVKNPYLPSTEWGWQIDPVGLRISLIELYDRYRIPLIIVENGMGAKDVIEEDGTIHDSYRIDYFREHIREMKKAVEMGVDLIGYTSWAPIDCISVSTSQMSKRYGFIYVDQDDEGNGTLERKKKDSFFWYKNVIKTNGEILE; encoded by the coding sequence ATGTCATTTAGAGAAGATTTTTTATGGGGTGGAGCAATCTCAGCTAATCAAGTAGAAGGGGCCTTTGATGCTGATGGGAAAGGAATGTCTGTAGCCGATGTAGCAAGTTATAAGCCAAATCTTAGTGTAGAGGATTATGCTGGTCATAATAAGGTTACTACCAAAATGATACAAGAAGCTATGGAAGACCAAACTACAAAGTTTTATCCAAAAAGAAGGGGAATTGATTTTTATCATCATTATAAAGAAGATATCGCTTTGTTTGCTGAAATGGGCTTTAAGGCTCTAAGAATTTCTATTGCCTGGACAAGAATTTTTCCAACAGGAGAAGAAAGTGAACCAAATCAAGAAGGAATTAAATATTATGAAAGCATATTTAAAGAACTTAAGAAACATAATATTGAACCAATTGTAACGTTATCACACTATGAAATGCCTTTGCATTTAAGTTTAAAATATAATGGATGGGTAGAGCGAAAATTAGTTGATCATTTTGTTAAGTTTGCAAAAGTTTGTTTTGAGTCTTTCGGAGATTATGCTAAGTACTGGTTGACCTTTAATGAAATAGATAGTGTTGGAAGACATCCATTTACAACAGCAGGAATTATTCCAGATAAATGTGCAGAAGGAAAGCTTAATGAAGCTATTTATCAAGCTTTGCATCACCAATATGTTGCAGCAGCTTTAGCAACAAAGGAATGCAGAAAAATCATTAAAGACAGTAAAATGGGATGCATGTTAACAAAGCTTACAACATATCCTAATACTTGTAATCCAGAAGATGTATTGCTTTCGTTAAATAGTAATTTAGGAAATCATGTTCATGCTGATATTCAGATATTTGGAGAATATCCTAGATTATATAAAGTATTCTTGAAGAATAATGGAATCAATATTAAAATGGAAGAAAATGATGAAGAAATATTAAAGGAGAATACAGCTGATTATCTATCTTTTAGTTATTATATGTCAAGAACAGAGTCGGCGGATACAACTAAAGAAAAAGCATCTGGAAATACCATAATGGGTGTGAAAAATCCTTATCTGCCTTCTACAGAATGGGGTTGGCAGATAGATCCAGTAGGCCTTAGAATATCATTAATTGAACTATATGACAGATATAGAATTCCATTAATTATAGTAGAGAATGGTATGGGCGCTAAAGATGTTATAGAAGAAGATGGAACTATTCACGATTCATATAGAATTGATTATTTCAGAGAACATATAAGAGAAATGAAGAAAGCTGTGGAAATGGGTGTTGATTTAATAGGATATACCAGCTGGGCACCTATCGACTGTATAAGTGTTTCAACTTCTCAGATGAGTAAAAGATATGGATTTATATATGTTGATCAAGATGATGAAGGAAATGGAACATTGGAAAGAAAAAAGAAAGATTCTTTTTTCTGGTATAAAAATGTTATAAAAACAAATGGAGAAATTTTAGAATAA
- a CDS encoding MarR family transcriptional regulator: MNLYGHKVNQLARNFTKKLNERISPLGLYSSQWAIALYLYEKKQCTQIELCKYLGVEAPTITRTLTRMEEMGLVIRNDGKDKRERVIKLTEKAYEMFPKWREAAQDLEIEAINNIDKDELEIFNNILEKMMKNLEQ; this comes from the coding sequence TTGAATTTATACGGACATAAAGTAAATCAGCTGGCTCGGAATTTCACAAAGAAATTAAATGAGAGAATTTCTCCTCTTGGTTTATATTCTTCACAGTGGGCTATTGCTTTATACTTATATGAAAAAAAGCAATGTACACAAATAGAATTATGTAAATATCTTGGTGTAGAAGCTCCTACTATTACTAGGACATTAACTAGGATGGAAGAAATGGGACTGGTAATCAGAAATGATGGAAAGGATAAGCGTGAAAGGGTTATAAAACTAACAGAAAAAGCTTATGAAATGTTTCCTAAATGGCGTGAAGCTGCTCAAGATTTAGAAATAGAGGCTATAAATAATATTGATAAAGATGAACTAGAAATTTTTAATAATATTTTAGAAAAAATGATGAAGAACTTAGAACAATAG
- a CDS encoding AEC family transporter: MDIILVFKQMIILFILMIVGYLANKKKIMTVDSDKLFSKLIVNITSPALIIYSVLSGDHLKDKTMVLYIFIVAILYYILIPIIAKLLIVIFRIKKDIAAIYESMLVYSNLGFMGIPVVSVIFGNSAVLYVSIFMSVFNVSIFTYGILLLSKDMKGANNNKNSFNVKSFFNPGTISAIIAIAIYLMDVSLPEVITEPIKLAGDITTPLAMIVIGSTLAGFSIKELIKEKWVIIFTIIRLLILPIIIWYIGRYFITDKLLLGVLVIISGMPVASNIVMMSNEYGGDQNFITKGVFFSTLFSVVSIPIIAVLL, from the coding sequence ATGGATATTATACTTGTATTTAAACAAATGATAATTTTATTTATATTAATGATTGTTGGTTACTTAGCTAATAAGAAAAAAATTATGACTGTAGATAGTGATAAATTATTTTCAAAACTAATTGTTAATATAACGAGTCCTGCTTTAATTATTTATTCAGTTTTATCAGGGGATCATTTAAAAGATAAGACGATGGTTTTATATATTTTTATAGTAGCTATATTGTATTACATTTTAATACCTATTATTGCTAAATTATTAATAGTAATATTTAGAATAAAAAAAGATATCGCTGCAATATATGAAAGTATGCTTGTATATTCTAATTTAGGATTTATGGGTATACCGGTTGTTAGTGTTATATTTGGAAATAGTGCAGTATTATATGTATCAATTTTTATGAGTGTGTTTAATGTCTCAATTTTTACTTATGGAATACTTTTGCTTAGTAAAGATATGAAGGGTGCGAATAATAATAAAAATTCATTTAATGTTAAAAGTTTCTTTAATCCAGGAACTATTTCAGCCATTATAGCAATTGCAATATATTTAATGGATGTTTCTTTGCCAGAAGTAATTACAGAGCCTATTAAATTAGCAGGAGATATAACAACTCCTTTAGCCATGATTGTTATAGGATCAACATTAGCAGGCTTTTCTATTAAAGAATTAATAAAAGAAAAATGGGTAATTATATTCACAATTATACGATTGCTTATACTACCAATAATTATATGGTATATAGGTCGATATTTTATTACAGACAAGCTACTTTTAGGAGTATTAGTAATTATTTCTGGAATGCCAGTAGCATCAAATATAGTAATGATGAGTAATGAATATGGTGGAGATCAGAATTTTATTACAAAAGGAGTGTTTTTTTCAACATTATTTTCCGTTGTATCAATACCAATTATTGCGGTATTACTTTAA
- a CDS encoding carbon-nitrogen hydrolase family protein: MANYPKFKAAAVQAAPVFLNLDATIEKTCNLVDEAASNGAKVIAFPEAFIPGYPWWIWLGNADYGMKFYIQLYKNAVEIPSKAIQSLSEAAKRNKVYFCVSVTEKDGGSLYLTQLWFNPEGNLIGKHRKLKATNAEKTIWGDGDGSMMPVFETEYGNLGGLQCWEHLIPLNIAAMASLNEQIHVSSWPIAMPYEGHLFAQEACDTAAKYYAISNQVFCLVTSQIWTEEMRDIVGETEYQKNFMQLGYGFAKIIGPNGAVISNTLPHDVEGIVYADVDLEQIIPGKFLIDTAGHYSTPGFLSLSFDRTPHTPVKKIGDTKPQTLTYEEIQYNEE; this comes from the coding sequence ATGGCAAATTATCCAAAATTTAAAGCAGCGGCAGTACAAGCTGCTCCAGTATTTTTAAATCTTGATGCAACTATAGAAAAAACTTGTAACCTTGTAGACGAAGCAGCTTCAAATGGTGCAAAAGTAATTGCTTTTCCTGAAGCTTTTATTCCTGGATATCCATGGTGGATATGGCTAGGTAATGCAGACTATGGTATGAAATTCTATATTCAGCTATATAAAAATGCTGTTGAAATTCCAAGTAAGGCTATCCAAAGTTTAAGTGAAGCGGCCAAAAGAAATAAAGTTTACTTTTGTGTTTCTGTTACTGAAAAAGATGGTGGTTCATTATATCTAACTCAATTATGGTTCAATCCTGAAGGTAATTTAATAGGTAAACATAGAAAATTAAAAGCTACAAATGCTGAAAAAACTATCTGGGGTGATGGTGATGGAAGCATGATGCCAGTATTCGAAACAGAATATGGCAATCTTGGAGGTTTACAATGCTGGGAACATCTAATTCCTTTAAATATAGCAGCTATGGCTTCTCTTAACGAACAAATTCACGTTTCTTCTTGGCCAATTGCTATGCCTTATGAAGGACATTTATTTGCTCAGGAAGCATGTGATACTGCGGCAAAATATTATGCAATTAGCAATCAGGTTTTCTGTCTAGTAACTTCTCAAATCTGGACTGAGGAAATGCGTGATATTGTAGGAGAAACAGAATATCAAAAGAATTTCATGCAGCTTGGATATGGATTTGCAAAAATAATAGGTCCAAATGGTGCTGTTATAAGTAATACACTACCTCATGATGTTGAGGGTATTGTATATGCAGATGTTGATTTAGAACAAATCATACCTGGAAAATTCCTAATTGATACTGCTGGCCACTATTCTACACCTGGATTTTTAAGTTTATCCTTTGATAGAACGCCACACACTCCAGTGAAGAAAATTGGTGATACTAAACCCCAAACCTTAACTTATGAAGAAATTCAATATAATGAAGAATAA